In one window of Skermanella rosea DNA:
- the rnhA gene encoding ribonuclease HI — MGTESNGPKVVDIYTDGACSGNPGPGGWGAILRYGAVEKEMCGGEPNTTNNRMELMAAIQALEALKRPVKVRLHTDSQYVKDGITKWIHGWKSRGWQTADKKPVKNVELWQRLDAAKAGHEIEFHWVRGHAGHPENERADELARKGLQEARRR, encoded by the coding sequence ATGGGCACCGAATCGAATGGCCCCAAGGTCGTCGACATCTATACCGACGGTGCCTGCAGCGGCAATCCGGGGCCGGGCGGCTGGGGCGCCATCCTGCGCTACGGCGCCGTCGAGAAGGAAATGTGCGGCGGCGAGCCGAACACGACCAACAACCGGATGGAGCTGATGGCGGCGATCCAGGCCCTGGAGGCGCTGAAGCGCCCGGTCAAGGTCAGGCTCCACACCGACAGCCAGTACGTCAAGGACGGGATCACCAAGTGGATCCATGGCTGGAAATCCCGCGGCTGGCAGACCGCCGACAAGAAGCCGGTCAAGAACGTCGAGCTGTGGCAGCGCTTGGACGCCGCCAAGGCCGGCCACGAGATCGAGTTCCACTGGGTCCGCGGCCATGCCGGCCACCCGGAGAACGAGCGCGCCGACGAGCTGGCGCGCAAGGGTCTCCAGGAGGCGCGGCGTCGGTGA
- a CDS encoding CBS domain-containing protein → MLVPLTPIHFQTACEAVVQHLVDHAEWPALAVVGDDDRVVGLVSRTDLLSILAKPFMRDLYQRRPIESLMHRTPLVVDAGASLDEIGLCIANEAPDALVNGFVIAEAGRHAGLGTAIDYMKRHVEQAQRRGRDLDMALRAACRERARASGSPSRSRSWPRPCCRN, encoded by the coding sequence ATGCTGGTGCCGCTGACGCCGATCCATTTCCAGACCGCCTGCGAGGCGGTCGTCCAGCATCTGGTCGACCATGCGGAGTGGCCGGCCCTGGCTGTGGTCGGCGACGACGACCGGGTCGTCGGACTGGTCAGCCGGACCGACCTGCTCTCCATCCTGGCCAAGCCCTTCATGCGCGACCTCTATCAGCGCCGGCCGATCGAGTCGCTGATGCATCGGACGCCGCTGGTGGTCGATGCCGGGGCCAGCCTGGACGAGATCGGCCTGTGCATCGCGAACGAGGCGCCGGACGCGCTGGTCAACGGCTTCGTCATCGCGGAGGCGGGCCGCCATGCCGGGCTCGGCACCGCGATCGACTACATGAAGCGGCACGTCGAGCAGGCCCAGCGCCGCGGGCGCGACCTGGACATGGCGCTCCGCGCGGCGTGCCGGGAGAGGGCGCGTGCTTCTGGTTCACCATCCCGGTCGAGATCCTGGCCCCGCCCGTGCTGCCGGAACTGA
- a CDS encoding porin: protein MSAALLAGAALAVMQPQPAEAQLTVKLGGFTTFRGATFDGDAPGATTREFQNEVEIHVAADGKADNGLLYGARIELENEGAGGGIVTDEASVYLGGAWGRLEFGDQDGAADQLFVFAPTVGNGQIDEDWFDFAGPDIDTDDLLLPTDTSDSTKVTYMTPEIGGLRAGVSYTPQLDSEGQNVVGLDPTDPDTDNLYKDLIEAGIGYEREVAGFSLEIGAGYVHGDANDGTEAEDFDAWGVGAQVGYQGFKVGGAYNDNGDSLIETDDPDAKSWNVGVSYEADAWGVAAQYQKVDLPGRGIDIYAVGAAYQVASGLTVGPDLIFFDDEDPEVGDGYVALIAVNLEF, encoded by the coding sequence TTGAGTGCTGCCTTGCTTGCCGGAGCGGCACTGGCGGTGATGCAGCCCCAGCCGGCCGAGGCGCAGCTCACGGTGAAGCTCGGTGGTTTCACGACCTTCCGGGGTGCCACCTTCGACGGCGACGCCCCCGGCGCGACCACCCGGGAGTTCCAGAACGAGGTCGAGATCCATGTCGCCGCCGACGGCAAGGCCGACAACGGCCTGCTCTACGGCGCGCGGATCGAGCTGGAGAACGAGGGCGCCGGCGGCGGCATCGTCACCGACGAGGCGTCGGTCTATCTCGGCGGCGCCTGGGGGCGGCTGGAATTCGGCGACCAGGACGGCGCCGCCGACCAGCTGTTCGTCTTCGCGCCCACCGTGGGCAACGGCCAGATCGACGAGGACTGGTTCGACTTCGCCGGGCCGGACATCGATACCGACGACCTGCTGCTGCCGACCGACACCTCCGACTCGACCAAGGTCACCTACATGACCCCGGAGATCGGCGGCCTGCGGGCCGGCGTCTCCTACACGCCGCAGCTCGACAGCGAAGGCCAGAACGTCGTCGGCCTGGATCCGACGGACCCTGACACGGACAACCTTTACAAGGACCTGATCGAGGCCGGCATCGGCTACGAGCGGGAGGTCGCCGGCTTCTCGCTGGAGATCGGCGCCGGCTATGTCCACGGCGACGCCAACGATGGGACCGAGGCGGAGGATTTCGACGCCTGGGGCGTCGGCGCCCAGGTCGGCTACCAGGGCTTCAAGGTCGGCGGCGCCTACAACGACAACGGCGACAGCCTGATCGAGACCGACGACCCGGACGCCAAGTCCTGGAACGTCGGCGTCAGCTACGAGGCGGATGCCTGGGGCGTGGCGGCGCAGTACCAGAAGGTCGACCTGCCCGGCCGGGGCATCGACATCTATGCCGTGGGTGCTGCCTACCAGGTCGCTTCCGGCCTGACCGTCGGCCCCGACCTGATCTTCTTCGACGACGAGGATCCGGAGGTCGGGGACGGCTACGTGGCCCTGATCGCGGTCAACCTGGAATTCTGA
- a CDS encoding putative transporter, with amino-acid sequence MELLTGLIGDLPAVAQVMLMLCLVAVLGLALGEIRLGGVGLGIGGVLFAGIAVGHAAKLAGVSLDHAMLDFAREFGLILFVYSIGIQVGPGFFSALKRSGLALNLMAAAMVGLGAATAVAIHLAGGLPLPVVLGLFSGAVTNTPSLGAAQQVLKEVGAAPEMLALPSLGYAMAYPFGIAGILITMLAVKALFRLDPAEAARAFEERRRSEVAALETMNVAVRNEALGGRAIGDLPGLAGCGVIVSRMMRDGRLRVPHDGTLLQAGDVLHLVGPKPGLLRMRSVLGPESDLELTTKGTDLAWARVVVTNSQVLGRSIAALNVQDTYDVRISRVVRSGVELVPDPAFRLQFGDIVNVIGTPEHIRQVAGVLGNSERRLQQVHLVPMFLGILLGLLLGSVPLAVPGLPAPLKLGLAGGPLIAAILLARVGHVGPLVWFMPPVANTALRELGIVLFLAVVGFRSGDRFVDTLVHGDGLAWMACGALITIVPLMAVALFAHLAMRLNYLSLCGLLAGSMTDPPALAFAGAMARSEAPALAYATVYPLVMCLRILAPQVMVLLLA; translated from the coding sequence ATGGAACTTCTGACCGGCCTGATCGGCGACTTGCCGGCCGTCGCCCAGGTCATGCTGATGCTGTGCCTCGTCGCCGTGCTGGGTCTGGCCCTGGGCGAGATCAGGTTGGGCGGCGTCGGACTCGGGATCGGCGGCGTCCTGTTCGCCGGGATCGCGGTCGGGCACGCCGCCAAGCTGGCGGGGGTGTCGCTTGACCACGCCATGCTCGACTTCGCGCGGGAGTTCGGGCTGATCCTGTTCGTCTACAGCATCGGCATCCAGGTCGGCCCCGGCTTCTTCTCCGCGCTGAAGCGGTCCGGCCTGGCGCTCAACCTGATGGCGGCGGCGATGGTCGGGCTCGGCGCCGCGACGGCGGTCGCGATCCATCTGGCGGGCGGGCTGCCGCTGCCGGTCGTGCTGGGCCTGTTCTCCGGCGCCGTGACCAACACGCCGTCGCTGGGCGCCGCGCAGCAAGTGCTGAAGGAGGTCGGCGCCGCGCCGGAGATGCTGGCCCTGCCCAGCCTGGGCTACGCCATGGCCTATCCCTTCGGCATCGCCGGCATCCTGATCACCATGCTGGCGGTGAAGGCCCTGTTCCGGCTCGACCCGGCCGAAGCGGCCCGAGCCTTCGAGGAGCGGCGGCGGTCGGAGGTGGCGGCGCTGGAGACCATGAACGTGGCGGTCCGAAACGAGGCGCTGGGCGGCCGGGCGATCGGCGACCTGCCCGGACTGGCGGGCTGCGGCGTGATCGTCTCGCGCATGATGCGGGACGGCAGGCTGCGGGTGCCCCACGACGGCACCCTGCTCCAGGCGGGCGACGTGCTGCACCTCGTCGGGCCGAAGCCCGGCCTGCTCAGAATGCGGTCGGTGCTGGGGCCGGAGAGCGACCTCGAGCTCACCACCAAGGGAACCGACCTCGCCTGGGCGCGGGTGGTGGTGACCAACTCCCAGGTGCTGGGCAGGTCGATCGCGGCCTTGAACGTCCAGGACACCTACGACGTCCGCATCTCGCGCGTGGTCCGGTCGGGGGTCGAGCTGGTGCCCGATCCCGCCTTCAGGCTCCAGTTCGGCGACATCGTCAACGTCATCGGCACGCCGGAGCATATCCGGCAGGTCGCGGGCGTGCTGGGCAATTCGGAACGCCGGCTCCAGCAGGTCCATCTGGTGCCGATGTTCCTCGGCATCCTGCTGGGGCTGCTGCTGGGCAGCGTGCCCCTGGCGGTGCCGGGACTGCCCGCGCCGCTGAAGCTGGGGCTCGCCGGCGGGCCGCTGATCGCGGCGATCCTGCTGGCCCGCGTGGGCCATGTCGGGCCGCTGGTCTGGTTCATGCCGCCGGTCGCCAACACGGCGCTGCGCGAGCTGGGCATCGTGCTGTTCCTGGCTGTCGTGGGGTTCCGGTCGGGGGACCGCTTCGTCGATACCCTGGTCCACGGCGACGGGCTGGCCTGGATGGCCTGCGGCGCGCTGATCACCATCGTCCCGCTCATGGCCGTGGCGCTGTTCGCCCATCTGGCGATGCGGCTCAATTATCTGAGCCTGTGCGGCCTGCTGGCGGGATCCATGACCGACCCGCCCGCTCTGGCCTTCGCCGGTGCCATGGCCCGGAGCGAGGCGCCCGCCCTCGCCTACGCGACCGTCTACCCCCTGGTGATGTGCCTGCGCATCCTGGCGCCCCAGGTGATGGTGCTGCTCCTCGCCTGA
- a CDS encoding alpha/beta hydrolase family esterase: MTAARWLALLPVPLFLLSACATAEGAGSSVGCGRPPPATPPDSVVVDGRERALIADIPAGYEPGRPHRLVVAFHGRTNDNAQVRGYYGLDKAAREPTLFVYPQALRQADGTFSWSDPGDRSGSLRDYALFDAVVARFAGSYCVDPDRIFVVGHSLGASFVNSLACARGDRIRGVGSVAGGIVPSRCRGSVAALMLHNPADELVPISEGERARDTLVAQNGQDAASPEPAGAGAFRCERFADRDPANPVLWCPHDRDLNARGRYYPHQWPPGTAEAIMDFFQGLR, translated from the coding sequence ATGACCGCCGCCCGATGGCTCGCCCTGCTGCCGGTCCCGCTGTTCCTGCTGTCGGCCTGCGCCACCGCGGAAGGGGCGGGGTCGTCGGTCGGCTGCGGCCGCCCGCCGCCGGCCACGCCGCCGGACAGCGTCGTGGTGGACGGGCGGGAGCGCGCGCTGATCGCCGATATCCCGGCCGGCTACGAGCCGGGCCGGCCGCACCGGCTGGTCGTGGCCTTCCACGGGCGGACCAACGACAATGCCCAGGTCAGGGGCTATTACGGCCTGGACAAGGCGGCCCGCGAGCCGACCCTGTTCGTCTATCCCCAGGCCCTGCGGCAGGCCGACGGCACCTTCAGCTGGTCCGATCCCGGAGACCGGTCGGGGAGCCTGCGGGACTATGCCCTGTTCGACGCCGTCGTGGCCCGCTTCGCCGGGAGCTACTGCGTCGATCCCGACCGCATCTTCGTGGTCGGGCATTCGCTTGGGGCGTCGTTCGTCAACAGCCTGGCCTGCGCCCGCGGCGACCGGATCCGCGGCGTCGGCAGCGTCGCCGGGGGGATCGTGCCGTCCCGCTGCCGGGGCAGCGTCGCGGCGCTGATGCTGCACAACCCGGCGGACGAGCTGGTCCCGATCTCCGAAGGCGAGCGGGCCCGCGACACGCTGGTGGCCCAGAACGGCCAGGACGCGGCCTCCCCGGAGCCGGCCGGGGCCGGCGCCTTCCGGTGCGAGCGGTTCGCCGACCGCGATCCCGCCAACCCGGTGCTGTGGTGCCCGCACGACCGCGACCTCAATGCCCGCGGACGCTATTATCCGCACCAGTGGCCGCCGGGGACCGCGGAGGCGATCATGGACTTCTTCCAGGGTCTCCGCTGA
- a CDS encoding ATP-binding protein, producing the protein MGPRDRSGGLRRSDRKRWAAQAFGLGIVSLLSFMLLLQLRQDRAAALASATATADRLSRVLEAHTRETASAVGAVLAATAFHLRMSTRADTLQPDRVRRVLLENANSLPYLGALSFIGADGLLVASTRRELPPSADISSRDYFRRHAAGETGLLMGSAVPSLVSQNVVLPISQRVETVEGAFAGVLVAVIDFRHFQAFYRTLRIGDLGLVALYSGERVMTLELPDGRSGAYGDVSTGMLFRDVLPDAGVGTFHAETPLDGVDRIMGIRTIDGLSLGAVVGVSVEEALADWRLGARSHALVWLAAGLGVVGLTVMLLGQMHRRDRATEALRAAGERLCRDEQHLTRAQTVSRMGSWELDLVSGRVLWSPMMYRIFGQPMAYRPTVANIFELVGEEIRGDLRRFLDEAVAGSSPPGIEFDITRPDGGTRRCRCKCEPVLSGGRTVAIIGTLQDVTEQRRAEAKRLELERQLQQAMKMEALGTLAGGIAHDLNNALVPVLGLTECVLESLPPGSAERADLEVVVHGAARARDLVRQILAFSRKETPERRPVDVGALLGSAWELLRHALPPTVTVDFRCASGAQVMADPSQLHQVVVNLVTNAAQAIGDRAGTVTVTVAAAGGEVRLSVADTGSGMDEAVLARVFEPFFTTKPVGEGTGLGLAVVHGIVTGHGGRIECRSRPGEGTVFDIHLPALEAAGLEPVPCDFI; encoded by the coding sequence ATGGGACCGCGCGACAGGTCCGGAGGATTGCGCAGGTCCGACCGAAAGCGCTGGGCCGCCCAGGCATTCGGCCTCGGGATCGTCAGCTTGCTCAGCTTCATGCTGCTGCTCCAGCTGCGGCAGGACCGGGCCGCGGCCCTGGCCAGCGCGACGGCGACCGCCGACCGGCTTTCCCGGGTGCTCGAGGCGCACACGCGGGAGACCGCCTCCGCCGTCGGGGCCGTGCTGGCCGCCACCGCCTTCCACCTGCGCATGAGCACCCGGGCCGACACGCTGCAGCCGGACCGGGTACGCCGGGTGCTGCTGGAGAACGCGAACAGCCTGCCCTACCTGGGCGCCCTGTCGTTCATCGGGGCCGACGGGCTGCTGGTCGCCTCGACGCGAAGGGAACTGCCCCCCTCGGCCGACATCTCGTCCCGCGACTATTTCCGCCGCCACGCCGCCGGCGAAACCGGCCTGCTGATGGGATCGGCGGTGCCGAGCCTGGTTTCCCAGAACGTGGTCCTGCCGATCAGCCAGCGGGTCGAGACGGTCGAGGGTGCCTTTGCCGGCGTGCTCGTGGCGGTGATCGACTTCCGGCACTTCCAGGCGTTCTACCGGACCCTCAGGATCGGGGACCTGGGGCTCGTGGCACTCTATTCCGGCGAGCGCGTGATGACGCTCGAACTTCCGGACGGCCGGTCCGGCGCCTATGGCGACGTATCGACCGGGATGCTGTTCCGCGACGTCCTGCCCGACGCCGGGGTCGGAACATTCCACGCGGAAACGCCGCTCGACGGCGTCGACCGGATCATGGGCATCCGCACCATCGACGGCCTGTCGCTCGGCGCCGTGGTCGGCGTCTCGGTCGAGGAGGCGCTGGCCGACTGGCGCCTCGGCGCCCGCAGCCACGCCCTGGTCTGGCTGGCGGCGGGGCTGGGCGTGGTCGGGCTGACCGTCATGCTTCTGGGCCAGATGCACCGCCGGGACCGGGCGACCGAGGCCCTGCGCGCGGCGGGAGAGCGGCTCTGCCGCGACGAGCAGCACCTGACCCGGGCCCAGACCGTGTCGCGCATGGGCAGCTGGGAGCTGGACCTGGTATCCGGCCGGGTCCTCTGGTCGCCCATGATGTACCGGATCTTCGGCCAGCCGATGGCGTACCGTCCGACGGTCGCCAACATCTTCGAACTGGTGGGCGAGGAGATCCGCGGCGACCTGCGGCGCTTCCTGGACGAGGCGGTCGCCGGCTCGTCGCCCCCCGGCATCGAGTTCGACATCACCCGGCCGGACGGCGGTACGCGGCGCTGCCGCTGCAAGTGCGAGCCCGTCCTGTCCGGCGGCCGGACCGTCGCGATCATCGGGACCCTGCAGGACGTCACCGAGCAGCGCCGGGCCGAGGCCAAGCGGCTGGAGCTCGAACGGCAGCTGCAGCAGGCGATGAAGATGGAAGCGCTGGGCACCCTGGCCGGCGGCATCGCCCACGACCTGAACAACGCCCTGGTGCCCGTACTCGGCTTGACCGAATGCGTGCTGGAAAGCCTTCCCCCCGGCAGCGCGGAGCGCGCCGACCTGGAGGTGGTGGTCCATGGCGCCGCCCGGGCCCGCGACCTGGTGCGCCAGATCCTCGCCTTCAGCCGCAAGGAAACGCCGGAGCGCAGGCCCGTCGATGTCGGGGCCCTGCTCGGCTCCGCCTGGGAACTGCTGCGCCACGCGCTGCCGCCCACCGTCACGGTCGACTTCCGCTGCGCTTCCGGAGCGCAGGTCATGGCCGATCCGTCGCAGCTCCACCAGGTGGTCGTCAACCTGGTGACCAACGCCGCGCAGGCGATCGGGGACCGTGCCGGAACCGTCACCGTGACCGTGGCCGCCGCCGGCGGAGAGGTCCGCCTGAGCGTCGCCGACACCGGATCCGGCATGGACGAGGCGGTCCTGGCGCGCGTCTTCGAACCCTTCTTCACGACCAAGCCGGTCGGCGAAGGCACGGGCCTCGGCCTTGCCGTCGTCCACGGCATCGTGACCGGCCATGGCGGCCGCATCGAGTGCCGGAGCCGGCCCGGCGAAGGCACGGTGTTCGATATCCACCTGCCCGCCCTCGAGGCGGCCGGCCTGGAACCCGTCCCCTGCGACTTCATCTGA
- a CDS encoding homoserine kinase gives MAVYTEVSDEDLNAFTAQYPLGAVLSCKGIAEGVENSNYLLVTESGPYILTLYEKRVNRADLPFFLGLMEHLAAKGVGCPVPLHGHDGEALRELCGRPAVLVTFLNGMWPRRIDPYHCAALGEAMAAMHLAGADFAMSRANNLSVSGWRPLFEACADRAHEVKPGLAEALAAELDLLEVRWPTAEGPDALPSGVIHADLFPDNVFFRGRDLSGLIDFYFACTDLLAYDVAICLNAWCFEPDGAFNATKARLLLSSYRKVRPLSDAELAALPLLARGSALRFLLTRLYDLLNHPAGAFVKPKNPLEYWNKLRFHQQVRGPGDYGLE, from the coding sequence ATGGCCGTCTATACAGAAGTTTCCGACGAGGACCTGAACGCCTTCACCGCCCAGTATCCGCTGGGCGCGGTGCTGTCGTGCAAGGGCATCGCGGAAGGGGTGGAGAACTCCAACTACCTGCTGGTGACGGAATCGGGCCCGTACATCCTGACCCTGTACGAGAAGCGGGTGAACCGCGCCGACCTGCCGTTCTTCCTGGGCCTGATGGAGCATCTGGCGGCCAAGGGCGTCGGCTGCCCCGTGCCGCTGCACGGCCATGACGGGGAGGCGCTCCGGGAGCTGTGCGGCCGGCCCGCCGTGCTGGTGACCTTCCTGAACGGCATGTGGCCCCGGCGGATCGACCCGTACCATTGCGCGGCGCTGGGCGAGGCGATGGCCGCCATGCACCTGGCCGGGGCCGATTTCGCGATGAGCCGGGCCAACAACCTGTCCGTCTCCGGCTGGCGGCCCCTGTTCGAGGCCTGCGCCGACCGCGCGCACGAGGTCAAGCCGGGCCTGGCGGAAGCCCTGGCGGCGGAACTGGACCTGCTGGAGGTGCGCTGGCCCACGGCCGAGGGGCCGGACGCCCTGCCCTCCGGCGTGATCCATGCCGACCTTTTCCCCGACAACGTGTTCTTCCGCGGGCGCGACCTGTCGGGACTGATCGACTTCTATTTCGCCTGCACCGACCTGCTGGCCTACGACGTGGCGATCTGCCTGAACGCCTGGTGCTTCGAGCCCGACGGCGCGTTCAACGCGACCAAGGCGCGGCTGCTGCTGTCGAGCTATCGCAAGGTCCGGCCGCTGTCAGACGCTGAACTGGCGGCCCTGCCGCTGCTGGCCCGCGGCAGCGCCCTGCGGTTCCTGCTGACCCGCCTGTACGACCTGCTGAACCACCCCGCCGGGGCCTTCGTCAAGCCCAAGAACCCGCTGGAATACTGGAACAAGCTGCGCTTCCACCAGCAGGTGCGCGGCCCCGGCGACTACGGGCTGGAGTGA
- a CDS encoding response regulator, whose protein sequence is MDSLPDPAQAKTIVVIDDEKLVRLTLSRILTRAGYRVAEAANGEEGLGEVARCRPDLVICDILMPTKEGIETIRELRRILPDLPIMAISGGGRLGSCDFLRHAEQFGARATLRKPFLPEEVIRTVGRLLPGPALPSVSPASAPA, encoded by the coding sequence ATGGATTCCCTTCCCGACCCCGCCCAGGCGAAGACGATCGTCGTGATCGACGACGAGAAGCTGGTCCGGCTGACACTGTCCCGCATCCTGACCCGGGCCGGCTACCGCGTCGCCGAGGCCGCCAACGGCGAGGAAGGACTCGGCGAGGTCGCCCGCTGCCGGCCGGACCTCGTGATCTGCGACATCCTGATGCCGACCAAGGAGGGGATCGAGACGATCCGGGAACTGCGGCGCATTCTCCCGGACCTGCCGATCATGGCGATCTCGGGCGGCGGACGGCTCGGCAGCTGCGATTTCCTGCGACATGCCGAACAGTTCGGCGCCCGGGCGACGCTCCGGAAGCCGTTCCTGCCGGAAGAGGTGATCCGGACGGTGGGCCGGCTGCTTCCCGGACCGGCCCTGCCGTCGGTCAGTCCAGCTTCAGCGCCTGCCTGA
- a CDS encoding DUF4351 domain-containing protein encodes MTDGSDDGGGGRRLIRQHDQFARQLLDQPGVADAFLRERLPAGLVDAGLLDFGYVLVDLGAIADHELSRHPELQAGLLVLKYAGRDADPQETLERLLSVAAGAGLTVIVSVVRYLFGAAEALDRERLKAMLGRVVPKEDEKVASMALREYLDEARAEARAAALVEGRAEAMAEMLLRQLGRRFGPLPEGAVRRVRGASLAELDRLADDIFDAPSLEAMLGDCR; translated from the coding sequence ATGACCGATGGGAGCGACGATGGAGGCGGCGGCCGGCGTCTGATCCGGCAGCACGACCAGTTCGCCAGGCAGCTGCTCGACCAGCCCGGGGTGGCCGACGCGTTCCTTCGGGAACGGTTGCCGGCCGGGCTGGTGGACGCCGGGCTGCTGGATTTCGGTTATGTCCTGGTCGACCTGGGGGCGATCGCCGACCATGAGCTGTCCCGGCATCCCGAGTTGCAGGCCGGGTTGCTGGTGCTGAAATACGCCGGCCGCGACGCCGACCCGCAGGAGACGCTGGAGCGCCTGCTGTCCGTCGCGGCGGGCGCCGGCTTGACGGTGATCGTGTCGGTGGTCAGGTATCTGTTCGGGGCGGCCGAAGCCCTGGACCGGGAGCGGTTGAAGGCCATGCTGGGCCGTGTCGTGCCGAAGGAGGATGAGAAAGTGGCGTCGATGGCGCTCCGCGAATATCTGGACGAGGCGAGGGCGGAGGCACGTGCCGCTGCATTGGTCGAGGGCCGGGCCGAAGCCATGGCGGAGATGCTGCTCCGGCAGCTGGGGCGCCGGTTCGGTCCGCTCCCGGAGGGGGCGGTCCGGCGGGTGCGCGGGGCCTCCCTCGCGGAACTCGACCGTTTGGCCGACGATATCTTCGACGCGCCGTCGCTCGAGGCGATGCTGGGGGATTGCCGCTAG
- a CDS encoding peptidoglycan-binding domain-containing protein — MSVAVCLSVSAPGAGPARAADPKSADVQWAQTILKDKGFFKGRPNGDMNDPTRTALRAYQKSAGLKQTGELDQATTNHMLAARQAAAAPTMGNLAGPNGRPQPSQAPRGEAPKPMAAPRTQVDSHGAPEGVQALGVVGRSSGQSETAGNSSYTAPAPARRAAAPGEPVPQAAPRTAVDSVGQAPPEGMREAPDPAGSGIIVPEWVRTGVIGILAGTFGIAGLTFWLSGRRPSRRRTAAGAADPATQRREPSFDGGKAAAGGAPVLRASRPS, encoded by the coding sequence TTGAGCGTTGCGGTCTGCCTGTCGGTATCGGCTCCCGGGGCCGGTCCGGCCCGTGCCGCCGATCCGAAGAGCGCCGACGTGCAGTGGGCGCAGACGATCCTGAAGGACAAGGGTTTCTTCAAGGGCCGTCCCAACGGCGACATGAACGATCCGACCCGCACGGCCCTGCGCGCCTATCAGAAATCGGCCGGGCTGAAGCAGACGGGAGAACTCGACCAAGCGACCACCAACCATATGCTCGCGGCACGCCAGGCCGCGGCGGCGCCGACCATGGGCAATCTCGCCGGGCCGAACGGCCGTCCCCAGCCGAGCCAGGCCCCCCGCGGCGAAGCGCCCAAGCCGATGGCGGCGCCGAGGACCCAGGTCGACTCCCACGGCGCGCCCGAGGGCGTGCAGGCCCTCGGCGTGGTCGGCCGGTCCTCCGGCCAGTCCGAGACCGCCGGGAACTCCAGCTACACCGCGCCCGCTCCGGCGAGGCGCGCCGCGGCGCCCGGTGAACCGGTTCCCCAGGCCGCCCCCCGCACCGCCGTCGACTCCGTCGGGCAAGCCCCGCCGGAAGGCATGCGCGAAGCGCCGGACCCGGCGGGCAGCGGGATCATCGTGCCGGAATGGGTGCGGACCGGCGTGATCGGCATCCTGGCCGGGACCTTCGGCATCGCCGGCCTGACCTTCTGGCTGAGCGGACGGCGGCCGTCGCGCAGGCGCACCGCCGCCGGTGCGGCCGACCCGGCGACCCAGCGGCGGGAACCCAGCTTCGACGGCGGCAAAGCGGCGGCGGGCGGCGCTCCGGTGCTGCGCGCGAGCCGGCCCTCCTGA
- a CDS encoding DUF4142 domain-containing protein — MKLPAAVLLLLAWAVGHPVPAPAAEPAAQDRRFVEQASRAGLVRLETAEQALAKAHDGRVRTLAERVVEDQGPINQELTVLAGDAGIAPAPAGASPDPAPNGLLDLTGAAFDRAYLETETATQETLIDLFDRQSREGADPALRTFAANHLLSLRDHLEIARSLGDELPPAAAGE; from the coding sequence ATGAAGCTGCCAGCCGCCGTTCTTCTCCTGCTCGCCTGGGCGGTGGGACATCCCGTTCCCGCCCCTGCCGCCGAACCCGCGGCGCAGGACCGCCGGTTCGTCGAGCAGGCGTCGCGCGCCGGCCTCGTCCGGCTGGAAACCGCGGAGCAGGCGCTGGCCAAGGCCCATGACGGGCGGGTCCGGACCCTGGCGGAGCGGGTCGTCGAGGACCAGGGGCCGATCAACCAGGAACTCACCGTGCTCGCCGGTGACGCGGGGATCGCTCCGGCACCCGCCGGGGCATCGCCGGACCCGGCGCCGAACGGCCTGCTGGACCTGACGGGTGCCGCCTTCGACCGGGCCTACCTGGAGACCGAGACGGCGACGCAGGAGACGCTGATCGACCTGTTCGACCGGCAGTCGCGGGAGGGCGCCGATCCGGCGCTCCGCACTTTCGCGGCGAACCACCTGCTGTCGCTGCGCGACCACCTGGAGATCGCCCGCTCGCTCGGCGACGAGCTGCCGCCCGCGGCGGCCGGGGAATAG